In Antennarius striatus isolate MH-2024 chromosome 20, ASM4005453v1, whole genome shotgun sequence, the genomic window TGCttgtctcttctcctctctcaccCCCTCTCCTGGGTAATTTGTTGTATAAATATAGTCTACTTACGGATGACGGGCCTTATCGGCTGTGGCACTGGAAATGCAATTACAGCCAGCAAACATCTCCATTGATATCGCTCCAGGGTAGAACGCTCATTTTGGTCCCTTTGGAACAGGGTCCGTTATTGATCAGTATCAGCTCTGAGGAGGGGATTACTAATGAAGTAATCTGAAAaccttttgtgtgtctgtgtaaagAGCTTGCATGTacgtgtgcttgtgtgtgtgtctgtttgtgtgtgtgtgtgtgtgtgcccatgaTTGTAAACAGATCTGTGAGAGAGGCAGACCAACATAATGTGTGTAAGTAAATGTAGGTGTCACTTTGCACCTGTTGAGCATCCTAATGCATCCCTAATGTCCTCTGTTGTAGTACTCTGCTGCCTCCGGTGGACGTTTTCAGAGCTACACCATACAACACTACCCCTGAAAATGACCTGTTATTGACATGTTCTCGACTATCTGACCCTAATACAATCAGAATGTTCTGACGAGACATTTTATAGATATGGAGCCTTGGCAGCCTGCAGAGGAACACAACATTTGTGGCTTATGTGATTTAGTGTATTTGAAGAAGGTGTAGTGAAACGCTCACCTCAGATACAGTTATATTAATTCAGCCCTTATCACTTTGCTGGGTTGTGGGGaaggctggagcctatctcagctgataAAGTGTGTGGTGGGGTACATCCTTGATGGGTTACCAGTTCATCAGGGGGTAGACACATAGACAACCCCTGACAAAGGCAACTAGAGTCACTAATTCACctatgttgcatgtttttggattgttgggaacccacgcagacagacTCCAAACTTGGGTTTCTGACTATTTCTTTGAGGCAATGATGCTAAAAACAGGAGCACTGAGACTCCCTGTTAGATTACAACCATTActcatttgggtttttttgtctgctcCTGTTCTGTCTTGTCTTTCAGCACCTCCTGTTCTGGGTCGTTGTCTCtctgtcattctctctcttcctgcatCTCTGTCCTTGGctctgtctcttcctctctttcgtttgctctctcttcctctctttctctgtatctCCACCcaaaagtcaaggcagatggccacCTGTTACAAGTCTTGGGTTGTGCTCAAGATTTCAGCTTGTTAGAAAGGATGTTTTTCCTTGCCTCCTTCAGTTCTTTTGCTGTTCTTCATGGAAAGTATCctgagatgtgatttttttgttgtgatCTGGTGCTACACAAATAACACTGAATTGAACGGAACTACTGTATTATATACCCCATAACAGGTCATAGACAATAACCTTAAATATTAATGGCTAATGGTTTATTAAAGTCAAAACTTCAGGCCTACACTTTAACAAATTTTGCATTGTTACTGTTTGTCAATGTTCACTCATTTATTAAGAACCCAGATTCACATTTAGCTCATTCTTCTCCTGTTTTGAATCACGCTGGCCTAATACCATGTTTGCGTCACAGTCTTTGAAGCAGAATAGGTTTTTTCCCCTTGTTTGAAGTGTGTGCAGGCGCCTGTGAACAAATGATTCGCTTCATTCTGTTATGAAGTGATTGCCCCACAACTATTTTTCCATGTTTATAAATCCTTATTTTTTAATgctctttgtgtcttttctccCTTCTTGTTTGATAGACAGCCTTGACTGAATCTGGTTTCATGATTAACTcatgtatttattctttatggGAGAATACAATTCTTATTATCTTTACCTACGTTCAAAAAGGCTCCGGTTCATTTGTAAAACCGGGAATTCATGTGCATTCTTGGAATGAagtgtatattttatttcatcaaaattTGTGAAACCCACAAATTTGGGTTTAGATATATTTGTAATAATGAAGCACTACAGTTTCCTTGGCACCCAATCTTTCTTAACTGGAAGGAAATAGTCTAGGACTTAAAGTTTAAGGAttaataattagaaaaaaatcaatgctttCGAGCTGTGATTTAAAGTTTGTAAAAATGAGTCCTATGTGTGATGAAAACATATTCATCTATGCATCCATTTCATCCAGGTTCTTGTAGAAGAGACTGTAATCTTCTCGTCTAGagctgcttttctgtttttcgtCACCACAGATGACCATGAGCATGAGCTGAGGTACACTCCAGACACGTTACCAGGATATTGCAGAGCCTCATGAagccactcacacctacggtcaatttagaGTGGTCATTTcccctaagctgcatgtttttggaggtgggaggaagctggagaacccggacagaacccacataGACATGAACTACTGTATACATAGAATGGAACCTCCGAACCAGGAACCTTATtcctgtgaggcgacagcgctgcccactgcgccacctAAAACATATTCATTTAATATCATgttcatgaattttttttagactttatAATTATAGTGTATACCACTATTAGCATCCTGTAAGGATACAGTAGGCTTGTATTTAGCTGATTCTACTCATTTGAATGAtggataaaacatttttgactgAGTCATGCTTGGGGACAATGGATGCTCTGCTCCATTGTAGTAGTTTGAAATTGTTCAAAGTTAAAAATCAGCTCCCTATCTTATTCATCCTGGAACAATACTCACAAGAGTGGATAGCGATGCTGTTCTCTCAAGTCAAAGCTGAACAGTTATTATCAGGGCAGTAGTGACTGACAGCTGGGCAGAATAGTTACAGCTGTGGCTTGTGCCACTCAGAGCACAAATTCCCTGCAGACACTGCGTGCGATGATTAAATCATGCTagctaaaaacattaaaatcaatGCTCACCAAAGCTAGAGTTTAAAGAGTTGTGATAGAGGGAGGTTCAGAGATTTAAACAGATAAGAGCTTTGCAAAACACACTCGTTGAATTACAGCAAAACCCACAACTGATATTTAAAAGCATGAAGAGCCAGAAAtcaattttgaaaatgttgtgaTTTGCTGATTTGCTGCAGAACACAAAATGTTGTGGCaaataataagtaaataaatccTCGGGTTTAAAGTATCCTGAAGTAAAAAGACAAACTGCCTTTTTCACTTTAGCCACGACCCAACAGCTCCACTGTGAGGGCGTTTGTTAATTCTGCAAATTTACAGTGAAAATTAAAAGAACTCTTACGTGGTAAATTTGCACTCAATTTGCGTTTTTACTGTTAGGGCCTGTTGTTTATCACCATTTTCTATGACTGAATTCAAATTTTCCTTTATATATTCACGTTTACATCCATTCATTTCtgtacatttttagttttaggTATTCATGTTTTATAGGCTACCAAAAATATCCAGGGTCAGTTTTACAGTTAGTcatcatgtatttatttcagGTAGGAGTTGAAATAATGGCTTCACTGAACGTTTAACCTGGTGGGCTTTGACGCCTCTTTACCACATGTACTTCCTGATATGACCACatgatgtcagtgttggtcAGATGCCCTCTCACATCTGCAGTTCAGGTCAAAGAAATggctctgtttgtttttcacaatcCAGTTaggttaaattttaaaaaaaggagatcCCTTCACATTTTTAGTGGGAATATATCAAACTGAGATTTAACTGATCATGTACCAGAACAAGGAGACTGCACCAACAGAGCATCTAGATCTGTCAATTCCAAAAGAGGTTTATTTATCTTTTGTGGCCATAAATTCTATGCGGATTAAATATTCCTGTCACAGAACAGTCCTTCAAGGGTCCATTCTCTGCCACTCATCCATTATAAAGGACACTAAATAGACTGCTGCACACCTCAGTGGTGGACGTTTGTGGGTGGCAGCTGAAGCGTTCTTTGAGCGCATTTGTTCGCAGTTCAGTAACCTAGAACTATGTAGAATTGTGCTCAGTGGCTTTAGCATAATAACCTTCAAATATGTGTGGTTTTGGCTGTGAACCTTGTTTGGATTCAGACTGCTTCACTAGGCCCAAATTTATTTTGTTAGTCTGAAAGCTTTGTTGACTGCCTTGCCTCAGTCACTCGGGGGCAAATCCTGCTCCAGGCTTCAGCCTCTTTAATATCGCTTTTACACACAGTTGACTTTTTGATTGTTACACAGCAAAATGCAAAGACTGCAGGAATGAGAGGCAGACTGAAACTAATTGTTTGCATTTACACACAGTTAGCCCACATCATCATTGCTGGATTAACAAtattcctttctttctccagatAACCAGGTCCTGCAGTTTGGGAAGATAGTGAGCACCTCCAACTCTTATGAACCCACTGAACCTGGAGCCCCCAGGAAACCTGTTACTGTGACAACAGACCAGCCTCTACTGTGGAGCATGGGGATAGAGAGGAACATGCtataatgtggaaaaaattCTTTGTCACACATGgaatcacattttcaaaattatttaagGGGTGATTTGGTAGACTATCAAAACGATCTTAATTGCATCTACAGTAGTTTCTACACCTTAATAACCATAAAGTCAGGAACAATTCAtccagtgtattttttttattgaacatTACTGTATTTGGCAACacctcattgttttttctgtgtccaGATTTTTCTGTGTCGATTTTAATGAGCTATTAAAGTAATTCATTTGTGTATTTATCTGCATTTTGCCACCAAAACTCATAGTTCACTTTTGTTCACATGAATGATCCGTGTCCCTTTGTGAAAACACACTTCATGTCAGACAACTTCAAAATGTGGAATGACATGCTAGCATGTTGAACTAAAGACACACAGCACCTGAATAATATCTGAATACTATAGAAACACTCCACTCAGATTCAAAGCATTTGTGCCTTTTGATGAGATTAAAAATCTTATATCTGCCAGTCAGAAAGGATAAAATAGAAACAAGCGGCTCACACGCTGCAATGGTAAGGTTAAATGAAAAGAGACAAATCAAGCtgaatgttcattttatttacacTGTGAAATATAAAGCCcagattgtaaaaaaaagaagaaaaaaaaggccacCCCTAAAGTTTCTCATGACACCAGCTTAATAACACTTGTCCGTCATCTCTGGGTATTGAAATCCAATTTTGGTTCACCAGAATTTAACCaccactagaaaaaaaaaacagataaaagaacATTTAGTGATTATGTACAGTTTTGATTTTTCTCAGActtgtttaaaaataattctgaaattTCAGACCAGTGCTAAAACTACTGCATCCTACTGTCATAAACAAATATTTGTAGTGAGTCAACAGAGATAATGAAGATGATTACTGAATGTGAATAATACAGTAGTTCAGTTCAATTCAGTGTTATTTGTGAATGTGGTAGGGTCAAGCACACCCCGAACAAATATAATCACATATAAATTAAAAGTTATATGACTATTACTTACACAATGATATTGTTGATAGGGATATGAATGAGTTTGACGAAGAAGCCAATGAAACCCATAATGGCAAATCCAATTGCTGTGGCCATGGCAATCTTCTGGAATTctaaaaaggagaagaagcacGTCTgtcaaaatacaacaaaactgttttttttttccttttttttatttatgagaACTACAAATCAAGCATCCTGGTTCCAAATTATGTAAGTGTAGGGGGTGTCAAACGGTACTCCCAGTACAACAAAGACTGGgccaaatgaaaaaataaaggacCTACCTTTCCGGTCGGGTTTTGTGCATCTCTTTACGAGTCTTATGGAGTCTTTAACGAACTGCCGGCTGGGCTCCACAAACTGCATCACCTGATCCATAACTTTTAGCTGAGAGAAGAATATAAACAGTGTCATCACCGGGAAAGCTTGGGCTGCGGTCAGTGCTGACGTTGACTTGAGTCGCCTGTACCTACATGACTCTGTATTATAAATGCAGTAAAGAGCCAATATTCCGTGCATCTGATCATTACTACTAAACATTAATGTGTAATTGTTTAACATATTTTCTTATCATTTTAGTCGGTTTTGATTGTTCACTGATCTTGACTTGCTGACGTTATTCTAAGAAAAGCTGTGAAGACGACGTGACGTCATGTTGTCTGAATTGCCActacataaaacaataaaatactgtCATACCAGCAAACCAGCAACAGATATGTAAGAATCTAGTCACGCTCGATAAAGATGGTCGTTCGCTTACCTGTTTTTATCGTACTAGTCGAGATGATAGTCTGATGAGTGAGAGCCACGTAGCTTACAGTAAGCTTCTGTATGTGGAAAAGGAACGCTGACGTAGACTGTAGCTGCGCATGCGTATAAACTTATTTCCTTTTTTGGTTGAGCTTCTTTTTTGTTTACGTTGCCCCCTACTGGCTTGGAGGTTTCAATACAGAGATAGGATAATGGCGACACATTCTCTGTTAactattttacatattttcaaaGTTATATTCGGCCTTTTGTTCGTCTTACTAGATATGAATACATGTTACTACTATATGCTTGTGCCACAACAGGGTGATTGTTGAGTCCGTCCTGGAAAATGGGGTAGGAGTTGTAGCAAGTACAGTACAATACATATATACTCTTAATAAGTCTGCCATCCAATGTAGTGATGAAAGGATGAATAATttgctattattttattaaaataaagtgaCCCGTCTTTTTATAAAAGTGCATTTCTGAAAGTGAGACAGTCAAACGACACATAGCACATTTACCACAAAGAGAGTGCTGGTCCCAGACTCCTTGTCGGTGCTGCTCATGACATTCCTTAGGTCTTAAATACTCCCCTTGTGATTTAGATTAAAATACTCTTTCCTGATAGAAATTCTGGCATCAGTACTTGCTCTGTTCCTCATTAGTACATGGTGGGGCAAGTGCCATATGCACTATGATATTCATGCCCAGCAAAAATGAGAGAATATACTCCATTCAACTGCATTCTGCACAATGCTTTGTGAACATTACattttacagtacatttgtCACTTACATAAAGCAACAATGACCTAAATTACATTAATATTCAGTCAATTTCAGGTGGTACTGAAAGTATTAGTAATTCTTTTCACTCGTTCATTCATCAACTGATCACCTTCATCTGCTGCCGCAGGTTgctgggtgctggagcctatcccagtcgaCTGGggttgtgaggcagggtacactccgggtgcgaagccagtgcaccgcggagccacacagacacagacaaacaaacacactcacacctatagtgccttgcgaaagtattgcccccccccctcaacattttttttttgacattttgccacatttcaggcttcaaacttaaagataacaagctgaatatatttttcaagcatcaacaacatgtgagacacaatcgtgaagtggaaccaaatttattcaacattttatattgtgtttataaataaaaaaactgaaaagtaggatgtgcaaaagtattgcccccctgttctctcagttcagctaaccgactccagaagttcacccatgacttctgaatgatccaatgttgacctaaatgactaacaatgacaaacagagtgcatctgtgtcatttggtctcacattcgcacatcctacttttcagtttttgtatttgtaaactCAATATAAAAAGTAGATTGGTAGCTGTTTAGAAATGTTTAAGACtacatcatagataaactaacatctgtccagatatatatgtgatgctgcagactacattctGATGTAGAGGAAGTGTTCTGGGTCAGTTCCTGACTCAGGGATGCATTATatcttacctgagcaacagagtgtaaccatccattcatccatccatccattttctttcactgcTGTATCCGCTGTCACAAGGTCCCGTGAGCTGGAaactatcccagctggcttaggacATGAGGCGATAGGTAAAGTAAAGGTTTGCAATAACTGTCTTACTATACATCAAAGGATTCTTCAGTGGCTTTTATCTGGAGGAAAGGAGTTACCCATGGCAACCGAGGCTTCTGACCCCTTACACTGTACCAGGTCCCCAACAGAACTTCCGCTGGGCTCACTGCAAGACGAGAGACCGGGTGGAGATGGccataggcctgctgaaagccCATTTCCATTGCCTGCATTATCTCAAGATGAGAGGGCCTGTGATataattgtgttgttcttcatactATTGCCTCCattagaggagaacaacacatgtgcatcatgtgactaaaacagaaaaaattaaaCTTGGAATGCCTAAAAGCAATTATatgcagtacaatgccacagctaTCGATggaagaactaaagcagttttggctgtTATCAAGGAAACCGTGCAAAATGGCTAGATGTCAGATCTTGGTTTCAGTTCTTATATGATATACCGATAGGTATGTGCATGGGTTTGAATATTCTTCCTGTGTTTTGTAACTTTTCCTTCAATTCTCTCATTGTTAAATTGACTTAATTTCCACTCCACTCAAAAtgtcatcagtgtcacattTGCAAAGTATCTGAAAAGGTCAATTTCAACAACTTTGACGATTATAACATTAAGGAAATACATTCAGAGTTCCCATAACTTTTACTTGAAtgttaaaaacaagaacaaccgCATTATGTTTTACAGCATTACAGTTCTAatttttacattatatacatcACATTCAATATATAGAAAAACTTCATATGTTCACACATTGTAACTGCATTTTGATTACAATCATAATGTCAGTATACTTTTTACTGAGGTAAACACATTAGTACAGTTCACTCACATCACAGATAATCTTATGCTGTTCCTTTCTCAACTAGCAGAAGTGCGAAAATGGGCACTTGACACAGCTCTGTACAAGCAGATAATTAAAaattctgttgggttctgttgcctaTTGGGATAGGGTAGATTGGCGGTGCGTGCACACGCAgtggctcctctctctcccactcgAGCGGTTCttatgtgtttttttactgcctgtgggtctaaCAGGACTGTAATTTTacctgtgctgtatgtcgtgcatatatagtacatttgacaataatgTTAACTATGACTATGAAAAAGTAGCTGACCAATATTAATGATTtactaaacaataaaaatggctccagcaccccacgacccACGACTGCGGAAGAGGCTGGTAtagaagatgaaaatgaagagcCTCCCATTAACCTGAACAAGAACTAGGCCTGTTGATTGCTGATATTTTCTTATGATATaagaaaaatcacacacactctctctctctctccctctctctctctccccctctctctctctccctctctctctccccctctctctctctccctctctctctctctctctctctctctctgtccccctccctccctccctccctccctctcttttcacCTACCCTGTCCCAATCTCCATTGTaattcttttccacccaactggtcaaggtggatggccgccctccagagtctgggtcctgccttgagtttcttcctcaatgagggaattTTTCCCTGCCAAATGTGTGTTgctgtgattaagcgctttacaaataaaagctgaagtTGATTGATGTAAATTACCACATAAATAAACTAAGAAGGATTTAGTTTTTTCTATTGTAGACATATTGAAAATAATTCAACTGCCAGagaatgcttaaaaaaaaaaaattaagtatgGTTGAAACATACAATCTTGTCTGATAAATAATTCCTAAAATAAACATACCCTTGTGGAGTTGTTGAAGCTAgaataagggcagaagtgagtatttgtgagcagcagtatggtttcatgtcaaaaaagagtactacagatgcagtatttgctttgaggatgttgatggagcagtacagagaaggccagagggagctgcattgtgtttttgtagatctagagaaagcttatgacagggtgcccagagaggaactgtggtattgtatgaagaagtctggagtggcagagaagtatgttagagcggtgcaggacatgtatgaggactgtaaaacagtggtgagCTGTGCTAtaagtgtgacagaggaggtcCAAGTGggatgggactgcatcagggatcagctctgagcccttctTGTTCgatatggtgatggacaggctgacagacgaggttagacaggaatctccgcggactatgatgtttgcagatgacattatgatctgcagtgagagcagggaacaggtggaggagaagctagagaggtggaggtttgtcctggaaaggagaggaatgaaggttagctgcagtaagacaggatacatgtgtgtgaatgagagggacccaagtggaagagtgaggttacagggagaacagatcaagaaggtggaggattttaagtacttagggtcaacagtccagagcaatggaaagtgtggaaaagaggtgaagaagcgtgtacaggcaggatggaacgggtggagaaaagtgtcaggtgtgatgtgtgatagaagagttttagctaaaatgaaaggaaaggtgttcaaaactgtggtgagaccagcgatgttgtttggtctagagacagtgtcactgaagaaaagacaggagacagagcaggaggtagcagagatgaagatgctgaggttctctctgggagtgaccaggatggataggatcaggaatgagtacatcagagggacagcacatgttagaggttttggagacaaagtcagagaggccagactgagatggtttggacatgtccagaggagagatagtgaatatattggtagaaggatgctgagttttgaactgccaggcaggaggcctagaggaagaccaaagaggaggtttatgaatgtagtgaaagaggacatgaaggtagttggtgtgagagaagaaggtgcaaaagacagggttagattgaggcaactgatttgctgtgacgacccctgaagggaaaagccgaaaggaaaacaagaagaagaaacatgcccttgtgactgtactgtacttgaaaACATTAGACACTTTCACCATCATGTTTCACTAACAATAATGTCTTTATAAAAGCATTTCCTTCACTAAGTAGTCAATTTGCCTCTATTCACTGCCAGGTGATGCCGACCATGTTGCAGCTGACCTCCCACAGCTTTTGAGCCAAAACGTCATCAGAAGCTAACCTTGAGCAGCTTCCTGCGGCGCAGTCACTAAACATTCATAGGGAGAGAAAACTGCCATTACAAACAGCATGTTACATTTTAGTGCCtacttaataaaaataaaaataatctacaTTCCGGTTATTATTCTGAGCAGCATAAAGTGAAGATCTAAAATTTGCAGGTGAGCTGAAAAGCCATTCTATACCTGAAATAGCCTCCGCTCTGGCTCTCCAGGTTCGGCTCCACAGTGCAGTAGATGGTGGTTTGCGCTCCTTCCACTGTGGTCTTGGTAAAAACCCTGAAGATCTTCACTGCCAGCTGGATACACTGGTGCTGGTGCCTCCACAGGTCTGACTGAACCACCCCCGGGTGtagggagaacacacacacacctgtacctgtaAAATGTATGCATTCACTTACACTGCTGTATGATGTTCTTCTGTGATTTTATACACACTTGTGTGATTCAAATCTATTtctaagaaaaatatatttctttttccacagGTACCTAAATGAGTGACAAAGTGAAGTCTAAATCTGCCGCAGCTCTTCAAGTAATGGAAATAAATGAGTTCCTTGAAAACAGCAGGACCATCTCATCTCACCTTGTAACCGTTTTGCCAGAGAGCGTGCAAACAGCACATTGGCTAGCTTGCTCTGTCCGTATGCCTTCATGGTATCATAGCTCCTCTCACTGTTGATGTCATCCAGCCGAAGCCCAGTCCAGGTGTGGGCCACCGACGCCACTACTACAATACGGGCAGGAGCTGAACGTTTGATGAGGTCCAGCAGCAGGTacgtcaacaggaagtgacctgaGGACAGTCATAGGATATCTATACTGTACTTATGTTTCATTACCACACTCTAATAAGTTTTGAACAACCCAGGGACTTTTTTTAGAGCaggtatatacagtaaatagaaTTTCTTTGGCAGCTTTTAACATGATACAATTAATGAGATTTGATTATCATCAATTCTAATTAAATGTGGCGGAACACTAGTTGGGGATGTAGTTCAGTGGTAGAGCACGTGCTTTGAATGAATACTGCCCAGGATTCAGTCCCTtggcatctgcagccctacgggAGTACAAGCCATTGTCAATtgtaggccggtcccaagcccagataaacaAAGAGGGTTGCATTAGGCAGGCCTAAAACAAAGAAGAACTTTGCCAAACAGATATGAGCCTTGattcaaaatggaaaaaggaacgCTGATTTGAAGTAACATCTCATtctgaagaaaaagaacaacctACAACACCCAGCTTTTAATGGAACTGATGCGGAGGTGAGGCAGCGCCGCTGACTGAGCCGACATGAAACCAAACAGACTCCCTGCGCAGttattgtgtttgtgaattCTGTGAACGACATTTACAGACGTGACTTGAATAGGGTTGCTTCCCTCACCATTgttcttcatttcctgttgtaCTGATGATCTATCCAGTTATTTTAAGGACATGTATACATATGAAGGCTGGACAAGCacagcatgcatgtgtgtgtctgctcaaATGCTGTTTGTATATGTGCAGCTGAGTTTGAGTAGTTGTTCTCCTTGTCAGCCTGTGGCAAACATAACACTGAGGAATAGATTACaatgcgccctcgtgcattcgcacatcaaggctcgcgacttcacctcattgcagatttttggtaggcagtcacatgataccatacgcacattctattggctgacggcatccggaagtgcgctacgttccatgagtctcggacttacatgagacacaaaagtgctttaagccgtcgataagagtgtgggaaaactaccttctatctgcaGATGGAAGGtagtttgatatcagtatggggagggtcataacgtttaaattatcataaacaataagatagtttgttgctTTATCGCAAAATTTGTTAATcgcctgtggttcctggaacgcattaaccgcgaatgagggcacactgtatataggAGGAAGCCATTGTCCAGTACAGGACAATACCTTTAAAAAAGCAGCATCTCTTAGCTTCCTGGCTGATATGACAGACAGCTTTATGTGTAATTTATAAGTATTATCTgataaggaaaaaaacaacaacctttttTATTAGTAGGAGTAGCCCTCCTATCTATATGTATCCATGTTAATAAAGTATAAAGTATGACTGCTTTTAAATTAATCCACTTTGAAGCCAAAACATGACAATTTGAACTCTCTCTTCTATTCATATCACTAACAAAAATCACAACccattaaaacactttttcttGACAGAGTCTCAAGAATGAATGTGAGAATAATATTTCAGATGAAGGCAGAAGCTCCAGCTTTCAGTATGACTCACCCAAATGATTGACACCTAACTGCATTTCAAACCCATCAGCAGTCTTGGAGTAGGGACACATCATGACACCCGCATTATTTATCAGGACATTCACCTGTTTCTCCTCTGAAAGGAACATCCCACACAAACATGTAACACAATGAATAATTAGCAATCAGAAAAAGCTACAGTGGCTTTAGACATGCAGACAGGAGTTAATCATAGAACCGCCAATCTGCCGTACTTAGGATATGTGTTTCTGGAGCATATT contains:
- the zgc:112332 gene encoding retinol dehydrogenase 12; translated protein: MYCRSVCCNRWSSEERLDGKTVIITGANTGIGKETARDLATRGARVVMACRDLERAEEARTDIFEDTGNENIVIRKLDLSDMKSIRAFAELINKEEKQVNVLINNAGVMMCPYSKTADGFEMQLGVNHLGHFLLTYLLLDLIKRSAPARIVVVASVAHTWTGLRLDDINSERSYDTMKAYGQSKLANVLFARSLAKRLQGTGVCVFSLHPGVVQSDLWRHQHQCIQLAVKIFRVFTKTTVEGAQTTIYCTVEPNLESQSGGYFSDCAAGSCSRLASDDVLAQKLWEVSCNMVGITWQ
- the sec61g gene encoding protein transport protein Sec61 subunit gamma, which gives rise to MDQVMQFVEPSRQFVKDSIRLVKRCTKPDRKEFQKIAMATAIGFAIMGFIGFFVKLIHIPINNIIVGG